In Leishmania panamensis strain MHOM/PA/94/PSC-1 chromosome 18 sequence, the following proteins share a genomic window:
- a CDS encoding chaperone DNAJ protein, putative (TriTrypDB/GeneDB-style sysID: LpmP.18.1390): MEVRRHYEVLCIANFSSAEEVRVAYKSLALKYHPDKNLGDPTAADRFRAVCRAYEVLSNEEAKRKYDLQLRVALAQLSHQTCGIAGAYGGANPLWMNNPTTTSDIYRELYQRQAARVSVRSRTSSAPPKYGKKAASQYTKEQHEHFRKRERERQQELCRQREKEKKEQRDRDREALRKEQERQEELLQQRWRQQQLQHQQKVYLTRGSRRTTTAANTASASTTTTSDSAAHAEGCNGALPRTRRRPSRVLTTLARNDASTTPRTCQLDSPFSPPPQLATNLRCAQTGGSGVPSPLSASREVEGGSSTDWHSPLTTSVNNSGLEEGLPRSSTPSSDARSDVEAEVQAMAQQTGVSDAIRTPRAPLSRPASGAGGASGVDSQSGVPAQPSTHTTAATCEDRGDGGAAAGCGDDHHTPSSSRRPATRIATVNVASVRATSSGATTPHQGGKSRGFTSFLAASAAAPSSLRASPRGQASTPRGFSVQATVNRRSHSLSAGVTRSRAKASRTLPRNGNNFNNVPSHSNSAHASLLHRVRPMTSLAEEDKEVLDKKRRGRQVREKERERATQLTEAERHFHRLSPVAKQSCEGTATLSAAAVVGKAKAEESLSFEGQLRYLLQDEANERDQLIEREEQLAWRRLHRQHMAVTQAVVVRRWLAALPREEVLWRNGLLQVYKAERDHYFFYFYERLDRLYVEACEGRDRRQLVGRGAADKYYLHRASQRRTSMAAGEGSQWSWFSVSATQMPLGQGMPVAGAGNRASVPTAEAKDRYHLISRIDEEADHFEDWPEAGLRLAGNHPWDQKPLQSHQRRSAEWLPSASDLLPYEAPAAGSINALGAKRSGTTSAASPAAMTGVSASGYPASFLSATSTPERAPTTAGILPGGSASVRASAQANYYEFSKQRSSFASVINPDLTVLSAVTSANGEPNILLTEARRRLLTLLSDESLQRALLVKQQQEEEMALRRRRAIALHNVFAKDREKAVKHAQRCAFVEVAVLKSQLRTLQQQTGRSSSSHRFEGGSPTAASRADSGSPTNSVSFPLESSKASRHRSPLPLLPRSTLEAATAARASLSGRARAFSAASAFTSATVLSGWTTLPDSDVEDA; encoded by the coding sequence ATGGAGGTCAGGCGCCACTACGAGGTGCTATGCATTGCCAACTTCAGCTctgccgaggaggtgcgcgtcGCGTACAAATCGCTCGCCCTCAAGTACCACCCTGACAAGAACTTGGGGGACCCGACAGCGGCGGATCGCTTCCGTGCTGTCTGCCGTGCTTACGAGGTGCTTTCGAATGAGGAAGCGAAACGCAAGTACGacctccagctgcgcgtTGCCCTAGCTCAGCTTTCTCACCAAACGTGTGGCATAGCCGGTGCTTACGGAGGCGCCAATCCGCTCTGGATGAACAACCCCACTACTACATCGGACATCTATAGGGAGCTGTACCAGCGACAAGCCGCACGGGTCAGtgtgcgcagccgcacctcgTCGGCACCTCCGAAGTACGGCAAGAAGGCCGCCTCGCAGTACACCAAGGAGCAGCACGAACACTTTCGCAAACGAGAGCGGGAGCGGCAACAGGAACTGTGCCGtcaaagggagaaggagaaaaaagagcaacgTGATAGAGACcgggaggcgctgcgcaaggagcaggagcggcaaGAAGAGTtgctccagcagcgatggcgccaacagcagctgcagcatcaaCAGAAGGTGTACCTCACACGCGGCTCAAGACGAACCACAACCGCAGCCAACACTGCATCAGCgtcgaccaccaccactagcGACTCCGCAGCTCATGCTGAAGGCTGTAACGGCGCCTTACCTCGCACGCGGCGTCGACCCTCACGTGTGCTGACAACGCTAGCCCGCAACGATGCCTCTACCACTCCGCGAACGTGTCAGCTGGACTCGCCAttttctccaccaccacagctggCCACCAACCTCCGTTGTGCCCAGACCGGCGGGTCTGGGGTGCCATCGCCGTTATCCGCGTCGcgggaggtggagggtggGTCGTCGACGGACTGGCACTCGCCACTCACTACATCTGTGAACAACAGCGGTCTGGAGGAGGGACTGCCTCGCTCTAGCACccccagcagcgacgcccgCTCAGACGTTGAGGCCGAGGTGCAGGCAATGGCGCAACAGACGGGCGTAAGTGATGCCATCCGCACGCCGCGTGCACCGCTTTCGCGACCTGCGtctggcgccggtggcgccaGTGGCGTAGATTCACAGTCAGGAGTGCCTGCGCAGCCGAGCACCCACACTACGGCCGCCACGTGCGAGGACCGTGgcgacggaggcgctgcagcgggctGTGGGGATGACCATCACACTCCGTCGTCCTCGCGCCGTCCGGCGACACGCATCGCGACGGTAAACGTAGCCTCGGTGCGAGCCACGTCGTCCGGCGCCACAACGCCGCATCAGGGCGGAAAATCTCGTGGCTTTACGAGCTTCCTAGCAGCATCGGCGGCCGCACCGTCTTCTTTGAGGGCATCGCCCCGAGGACAGGCAAGCACTCCGCGTGGCTTCAGTGTTCAGGCGACGGTGAACAGGCGCAGCCACAGCTTGTCTGCCGGAGTAACGCGGTCCAGGGCCAAAGCAAGCCGTACCCTACCCAGAAACGGCAACAACTTTAACAACGTCCCCAGTCACAGCAACTCTGCCCACGCCTCCCTTCTTCACCGAGTGCGTCCCATGACGAGTTTGGCGGAGGAGGATAAAGAGGTACTCGACAAGAAGCGACGAGGGCGAcaggtgagagagaaagagagggagcgggcAACTCAACTCACTGAGGCGGAGCGCCATTTCCATCGACTGTCTCCTGTTGCGAAACAGTCGTGCGAAGGCActgccaccctctccgcagccgcagtcGTTGGAAAAGCGAAGGCGGAAGAGTCGCTGTCCTTTGAGGGACAACTGCGATACCTCTTGCAAGACGAGGCGAATGAGCGGGATCAGCTGAttgagagagaggagcagctcgCGTGGCGGCGCCTGCATCGCCAACACATGGCAGTGACTCAGGCTGTTGTGGTGCGACGCTGGCTCGCCGCGCTcccgagggaggaggtgttgTGGCGCAACGGTCTGCTGCAAGTATACAAGGCAGAGCGTGACCACTACTTCTTTTATTTCTACGAGCGACTTGACCGCCTCTACGTCGAAGCCTGTGAGGGACGTGATAGACGCCAGCTGGTGGGGCGTGGTGCGGCTGACAAATACTATTTACATCGGGCctcgcagcgacgcaccTCCATGGCAGCTGGGGAGGGCTCGCAGTGGAGCTGGTTCTCTGTTAGCGCCACGCAGATGCCTTTGGGCCAGGGCATGCCGGTCGCAGGGGCGGGGAACCGCGCGTCCGTGCCCACAGCAGAAGCGAAAGATCGCTACCACCTTATCTCTAGAATCGACGAGGAGGCTGATCATTTTGAAGATTGGCCCGAGGCCGGCTTGAGGCTCGCCGGGAACCATCCGTGGGACCAGAAACCGCTGCAGAGTCATCAGCGGCGCTCGGCCGAGTGGCTGCCATCGGCCAGCGACTTGCTCCCCTACGAGGCCCCCGCTGCCGGGTCCATTAATGCCTTGGGCGCAAAGAGAAGCGGCACCACAAGCGCTGCCAGTCCGGCCGCCATGACGGGTGTCTCTGCGTCAGGGTACCCGGCGTCTTTCCTTTCGGCGACCAGCACACCGGAGAGGGCGCCCACGACGGCGGGCATACTGCCGGGCGGTAGTGCCTCCGTGAGGGCATCAGCGCAAGCGAATTATTACGAGTTCTCCAAGCAACGCAGCTCGTTCGCCTCGGTGATCAACCCAGACCTCACTGTTCTCAGCGCCGTAACCTCTGCCAATGGCGAGCCGAATATATTGCTGACTGAAGCGAGGCGGCGCCTATTGACGCTCTTGAGCGACGAGTCTCTCCAGCGCGCTCTGCTCgtaaagcagcagcaagaggaggagatggcgctgcgtcgtcgGCGCGCTATTGCCCTGCACAATGTCTTTGCCAAGGACAGGGAGAAAGCAGTCAagcacgcgcagcgctgtgcgtttgtggaggtggcggtgctcaAGTCTCAGCTAAGGACGCTTCAGCAGCAAACGGGGCGCTCCTCGTCTTCACATAGATTTGAGGGCGGCTctcccaccgccgcctccagggCAGATTCCGGGTCCCCCACCAACTCCGTCTCTTTTCCACTGGAGTCCTCAAAAGCGTCGCGCCATAGGTCGCCACTGCCCTTACTGCCTAGATCCACGTTGGAAGCCGctacagcagcgcgtgcatcGTTGTCCGGCAGGGCGCGCGCGTTTTCTGCTGCGAGCGCGTTCACTTCCGCGACGGTGCTGAGCGGCTGGACAACACTGCCGGACTCAGACGTAGAGGATGCATAG
- a CDS encoding hypothetical protein (TriTrypDB/GeneDB-style sysID: LpmP.18.1400), whose translation MGGRISREQMNDYREVVKDRLSEEAIGFLHTRFMKAAPSGVMTPLLFKHYIESVGVFKSRKIREEQRRRQQGSIFDKLGSGRYTHKGEKLGAAAGGNQGGGKDAAQEDGIDYYQHLFRGYDLNNEGVITFKKFLIYHVAIVYSTEDLFYVVFNTYDEDGDGFLSLKDIKAVITAATRYVGDYDVNDREVCRVIDEESRRLMGFLDIRKQGYIQMEDMRLITQKYPHVLEKMKCLM comes from the coding sequence ATGGGCGGCCGGATCTCGCGCGAGCAGATGAACGACTACCGTGAGGTGGTGAAAGATCGCCTCTCCGAGGAGGCTATCGGCTTCCTGCACACCCGCTTCATGAAGGCCGCTCCGTCTGGCGTCATGACGCCGCTCCTCTTCAAGCACTACATCGAGAGCGTGGGGGTATTCAAGAGTCGTAAAATACGCGAAGaacagcgccggcgccagcagGGCAGCATTTTCGATAAGTTGGGGTCCGGGCGCTACACGCATAAAGGAGAGAAGCtgggggctgctgctggaggcaaccaaggcggcggcaaagACGCAGCACAGGAGGATGGCATTGACTATTACCAACACCTCTTTCGCGGCTACGACCTCAACAACGAAGGGGTCATCACATTCAAGAAGTTTCTGATCTACCATGTGGCAATCGTGTACAGCACCGAAGACCTCTTTTACGTAGTTTTCAACACCTACGAcgaagacggcgacggcTTCCTGTCGCTAAAGGACATCAAGGCGGTCAtcacggcagcgacgcgctaCGTAGGCGACTACGACGTGAACGACCGTGAGGTATGCCGCGTAATTGATGAGGAGTCACGCCGACTCATGGGCTTTCTGGACATCCGCAAGCAGGGATACATACAGATGGAGGACATGCGACTCATTACGCAAAAGTACCCACATgtgctggagaagatgaAATGTTTGATGTGA
- a CDS encoding hypothetical protein (TriTrypDB/GeneDB-style sysID: LpmP.18.1410): MCDMEDSGVLSGSGGSPPTVTAAAIADCDDAMPALRQSVLAEVDSSPKPGSPSGGFGSASLSEKHSPCIQDPGSGGEKGHLWLPDSLSNVAEEMATCSPGPASRTSGRLLCHEDTVVSRHNADEALATSLPTCLSSSQSPLTRTERLPASESDILDTCDLSNAGNIHVSTLPLRSGCIHSLTIASTPPQLRLRRSTSLPPVGSDSSHTLAARLTPSSAVGGARGDAGSRTSQTPLSGDSGKENSRTDSTQSSSAAPLPLQRSPHSKEVARTRGGGTSHGGGSEQPPTRQLDSFSSSKPSKSPDDHDPNMPTTGALASSGAEEAQLSPLPSYTLPVTEGTCHQEVIVADDSDIPVAVVAHTKKRKKKKNKKKAAAALEAVAVGEKDSAMSAVMGACATGGTVASSGGSVMLSNAVPVTGSLPPPPPIPMMPGGGGGGGGNPSGIVPGGFFDPGGSQGHGNIGGGSLLYSNFPQPQPQQQHFHHNLNRARGQFMVMAGCTQGGASGDGAGDLAMMGYSINGGPGDTEGGGGNYTSAGTPVCAGGDGGPYGQRRSMIGMPMMTPNYHYHSRHDSSGSAGAYGYYPIGMSDYGRGRAGGMSPGHAQMGHQGMGRNLKEGQRPQQQVQQQQTPYLYPPQSMLMGGGGGAGSSPYQGSTSHIRHDSTHRSDGGSGPQYSLQPQQQYQQQQYYYQSLHHNSKPFFHGGASSTSGADANAMQGGLIIPTAEGSGAAEGGGRGDYAGGSMQYNGEDVMSQVQPQVPPEDILPPPQQPQRNVSFRPPMPTLNSFGMSFHPPNSAALATVAAAAGALNKGSGSNGHVGGDSRGGASGAMMARDSGAALIGEARLLREEVMAADIAADAAPRPLLQFTPEVSPRLCRLIKREVLTYLTPSLACLQRRRSQLEILAGYITAALRHAGRQTGHDYGDISYYIFGSVNMRTLLPDGDNDVTVEVDGLVARESTLTPPPSPSQPVSSASLSDGGGAASDVFTKPIMLPVTTDSSTGSVEGTMQLTTTTDGCPRLVAPAVLSIASGEVLGRVRDYLRSAKTPVFVDSLVMAEVRVLKLAMEGCNYDITIGQFGGVNCVRFLHEMDAVIGDQHVLKRTLLLLKAWCCYEAHILGGQAGYIGSYAATVMLISMLNTVEFLEDLDVGKTDSNGDGDGDGAAVAEAKASATLEPLMSGDSAAEEEVQPLPENLASSSTAPATAETKTSAKKESNADPEGESFLRATTIQTSSNRGDCSHDRTSTEQPGSPPAHPVDCNATATAAAAAAAAAPRRPLSPLTLFARFLKFYAYFDFERYCVTAFGPLPLHKITSTPLDLSYLEVDTAHSTPLSGVAALNRATTDLDFLGLTPEGEAAIGHLLRRRQNPLLTVSGVKHLLDEMNRSRRAERQARHEARQQLGDTDAAHHASVHCSSSTSSPVKLNRPGCAAEDVGLMCPSCNTAVFPVRDMNVLDPLRWSSNMVRGVCRNHLQRIRRAFLEGLRLLDIASQELAGDMAQMDVASVSASASASCTAGAAGASATGRRRATTATTKPAASPTSQLSAFSAASSSSRSWNDSAANGGAGQARVQQGSMNDAPMYGSPVGAMDAGGGGSGGEVQLCPGYPAPHSQCTRREASVLQLLFPRTIDAILKHSHVNCPWSHEGDNAAALAAVPQCQGCTKPSLLCTPAIRCMCQPQLIFHPSSTSGGGSTAAAEVKQLKELQLASGRTASLPTSTAPQRQSPSSIVSPTQSKLYQGSGGRRGNVAAVEQVASELDDAFAGQDTSEAARHDGPLGESMVPVVEQPLARDSVVGGATGSQPPPPSSSPPSASPLQGSLYGPGAVEGMLHPHTHQMYIPGRAGNSGGYVSAYPAAPLSPTTPRETYYAMHAGAAAGGGSGGTGSTGGYSLSSGHHGSRNMGPPSQQHQQHPHQAYVRVGSMLSTTMQGNYNMNNGGATGNSSQRAYATNQTAPMPMEGSGYASYGGHSYAPVMRQQYQQRGEDCIAQHSSGNHGYKGGDRGLQRTNHHSNNRSSDSSAQALLIQRL, encoded by the coding sequence atGTGCGATATGGAGGATAGCGGTGTCCttagcggcagcggtgggtcGCCCCCCACTGTGACGgctgctgccatcgccgACTGTGATGACGCCATGCCTGCACTGCGACAAAGTGTTCTGGCAGAGGTAGACTCTAGCCCCAAACCGGGCTCCCCGAGCGGCGGTTTCGGCAGCGCTAGCTTGTCAGAGAAGCACTCGCCCTGCATTCAGGAccctggcagcggcggtgagaaGGGTCACCTGTGGCTGCCAGACTCGCTCTCCAACGTCGCCGAGGAAATGGCCACGTGCTCGCCAGGCCCAGCTAGTCGTACGTCTGGCCGACTTCTCTGTCACGAAGACACCGTCGTGTCTCGGCACAACGCTGACGAAGCCTTAGCAACATCACTACCCACCTGCTTGAGCTCGTCGCAGTCCCCGCTGACGCGGACGGAGCGCCTGCCTGCGAGCGAGAGCGATATCCTTGACACATGTGACCTGAGCAACGCAGGGAACATCCATGTCtccacgctgccgcttcgcTCCGGTTGCATTCATTCACTCACGATTgcctccacaccaccgcagtTACGACTGCGGCGCAGTACTTCGCTTCCACCAGTCGGGAGCGATAGCAGCCACACCCTGGCTGCGCGACTCACCCCCTCGTCTGCTGTCGGTGGCGCAAGGGGTGATGCAGGATCTCGCACTTCACAAACTCCGCTCAGCGGGGATAGCGGAAAGGAGAACAGCAGGACTGATAGCACTCAGTCTTCAtcagctgcaccgctgccgctgcagcgctctccTCACTCAAAGGAGGTTGCCCGCACTAGGGGAGGCGGTACATCGCATGGCGGCGGTAGTGAGCAGCCGCCGACTCGCCAGCTCGACTCTTTTTCAAGCTCTAAACCCTCGAAGTCGCCAGACGACCACGACCCGAATATGCCCACTACCGGTGCGttggcgagcagcggcgccgaggaAGCACAGCTGTCACCACTGCCATCATACACTCTGCCGGTAACAGAGGGCACCTGCCATCAAGAAGTCATCGTGGCAGACGACAGCGACATCCCTGTTGCCGTTGTCGCACACACCAAGaagcgcaagaagaagaagaacaagaagaaggcggcagcagcactcgagGCTGTTGCGGTCGGGGAAAAGGACTCTGCCATGTCAGCCGTGATGGGTGCCTGTGCTACTGGCGGTACTGTTGCATCAAGCGGGGGCAGCGTTATGCTGAGTAATGCCGTTCCCGTGACCGGAtctttgccgccgccgccacccatCCCGATGATgcccggtggcggcggcggcggtggtggtaacCCCAGCGGCATCGTGCCTGGAGGATTCTTTGATCCTGGCGGCAGCCAGGGCCATGGTAACATTGGCGGCGGTTCGCTGCTATACAGCAACTTTCCGCAACctcagccacagcagcagcactttcACCACAACCTCAACAGAGCACGCGGGCAGTTCATGGTGATGGCCGGCTGCACTCAGggtggcgccagcggcgatggtgcagGTGACCTGGCCATGATGGGCTACTCGATCAATGGCGGCCCCGGTGACActgagggcggcggcggcaactaCACGAGTGCTGGTACACCTGTTTGTgcgggcggcgacggcggtccTTATGGTCAACGAAGATCAATGATAGGGATGCCTATGATGACTCCCAACTACCACTACCACAGCCGCCATGACAGCAGTGGGTCTGCTGGTGCTTATGGCTACTATCCTATCGGGATGAGTGATTacggcagaggaagagccgGTGGCATGTCGCCCGGGCATGCGCAGATGGGCCATCAGGGTATGGGAAGGAATCTAAAGGAGGGAcagcgaccgcagcagcaagttcaacagcagcaaacaCCTTATCTCTATCCACCTCAGTCCATGCTGatgggcggtggcggcggtgctggtagTAGTCCGTACCAAGGGAGCACCAGTCACATTCGCCACGATTCTACTCACCGAAGTGATGGTGGCAGTGGCCCGCAGTATTCTttgcagccacagcagcagtatcagcaacagcagtacTACTATCAGAGCCTGCACCACAATTCTAAGCCCTTTTTTCATGGCGGTGCCTCCTCTACGAGCGGCGCCGATGCGAATGCGATGCAGGGAGGGCTGATCATTCCGACAGCTGAAGggagcggtgctgctgagggCGGTGGTCGCGGCGACTACGCCGGCGGTTCAATGCAGTACAATGGAGAGGATGTCATGAGTCAAGTGCAGCCACAGGTGCCCCCAGAGGACATCCTGCCGCCACCTCAGCAACCCCAGCGCAACGTCAGCTTTCGGCCACCAATGCCAACATTGAACTCGTTCGGCATGTCCTTCCATCCGCCAAACAGTGCTGCACTGGCAAccgttgcagcagctgctggcgcccTCAacaagggcagcggcagcaacggtcATGTAGGTGGCGACAGTCGTGGAGGCGCTTCTGGAGCGATGATGGCCAGGGACAGTGGGGCAGCGCTGATCGGTGAGGCGAGGCTGCTGCGAGAAGAGGTGATGGCTGCAGatatcgctgcggatgcggcACCACGGCCGCTTTTACAGTTCACGCCCGAGGTGAGTCCGCGCCTCTGTCGCCTGATCAAGCGCGAGGTGCTGACGTACTTGacgccgtcgctggcgtgtctgcaacgccgccgcagtcaACTGGAGATACTGGCTGGGTACATCActgccgcgctgcgccacgctGGTCGACAGACCGGCCACGATTATGGCGACATCTCTTACTACATCTTCGGCAGCGTAAACATGCGCACCCTGCTGCCGGACGGCGACAACGACGtgacggtggaggtggacggCTTGGTGGCGAGGGAGTCGACACTgacgcctcccccttctccctcgcaGCCGGTATCGTCAGCCTCGctcagcgatggcggcggtgccgcctccGATGTCTTCACCAAGCCGATCATGCTACCTGTGACCACTGACAGCAGCACTGGTAGCGTTGAGGGAACGATGCAGCTAACGACAACCACAGACGGCTGCCCGCGCCTTGTGGCGCCTGCAGTGCTGAGCATCGCGTCCGGCGAGGTACTTGGTCGCGTGCGGGACTATCTGCGCAGCGCCAAGACGCCCGTCTTTGTCGACTCCTTAGTGatggcagaggtgcgcgtgctgaAACTGGCGATGGAGGGGTGCAACTACGACATCACGATTGGGCAGTTTGGCGGTGTGAACTGCGTGCGCTTCTTGCACGAGATGGATGCGGTAATCGGGGACCAGCACGTGCTCAAGCGCACACTGCTGTTACTCAAGGCATGGTGCTGCTACGAGGCCCACATCTTGGGCGGGCAGGCCGGGTACATCGGCTCCTACGCCGCGACGGTGATGCTGATCTCGATGCTGAATACAGTAGAATTCCTCGAGGACCTTGACGTAGGGAAAACTGACAgcaacggcgacggcgacggcgacggcgcggcagtggcggaaGCAAAGGCATCAGCAACGTTGGAGCCTCTGAtgagcggcgacagcgctgcggaggaggaggtgcagcctCTGCCGGAGAACCTTGCATCCTCGTCCACTGCACCGGCGACCGCGGAAACCAAAACCTCCGCCAAGAAGGAGTCCAATGCGGACCCGGAAGGTGAAAGCTTCCTAAGAGCTACCACAATTCAAACGAGCAGCAACCGCGGCGACTGCTCTCACGATCGCACCTCTACCGAGCAACCAGGGTCGCCCCCAGCCCACCCTGTGGACTGCAacgccactgccactgccgctgccgctgctgctgctgctgcgccgcgtcgacCTTTGTCGCCACTGACGCTGTTCGCGCGCTTCTTGAAGTTCTATGCTTATTTCGACTTTGAGCGGTACTGCGTGACAGCCTTTGGCCCACTGCCGCTACACAAAATCACCTCAACACCGCTGGATCTGAGCTACCTCGAGGTGGACACAGCGCACAGCACACCGCTGAGCGGTGTTGCCGCGTTGAACAGGGCGACAACCGACTTGGACTTTCTCGGGTTGACACCGGAGGGCGAAGCAGCGATTGGCCACCTTCTGCGCCGTCGTCAGAATCCGCTGCTCACCGTCAGCGGCGTTAAGCACCTGTTGGACGAAATGAACCGCTCGCGGCGTGCTGAGCGTCAGGCACGGCACGAAGCACGCCAGCAGCTGGGTGACACTGACGCTGCACACCATGCAtcggtgcactgcagcagcagcacttcctCTCCTGTGAAGCTGAACCGCCCCGGGTGCGCCGCCGAGGATGTCGGCTTGATGTGCCCATCGTGCAACACTGCCGTCTTCCCTGTTCGAGACATGAATGTGCTGGACCCActgcggtggagcagcaacATGGTTCGTGGGGTGTGTCGCAACCACCTTCAGCGCATTCGGCGTGCATTTTTGGAAggcctgcggctgctggatATCGCGTCGCAAGAGCTCGCTGGAGACATGGCGCAGATGGACGTGGCTAGTGTCAGCGCCTCAGCGAGCGCGAGTTGTACCGCCGGAGCTGCCGGTGCGAGTGCGACGGGGCGCCGGAGAGCCACAACTGCTACCACGAAacctgcagcgtctccaaCGTCGCAGTTGTCTGCCTTCAGTgccgcaagcagcagcagccgcagctggaacgacagcgctgcgaacggcggcgcaggccaAGCACGTGTGCAGCAGGGTTCCATGAATGATGCCCCGATGTACGGCTCCCCGGTGGGCGCAATGgatgctggtggtggtggtagtggtggcgaGGTGCAGTTGTGCCCCGGCTACCCTGCACCGCATTCGCAGTGCACGCGGCGTGAGGCCAGTGTTTTACAGTTGCTGTTCCCACGCACCATCGATGCTATTCTCAAACACAGTCACGTGAACTGCCCGTGGAGTCATGAGGGGGATaatgcggcagcgctggcagcggtaCCGCAGTGCCAGGGTTGCACAAAGCCCTCCCTGCTGTGCACTCCAGCCATCCGCTGCATGTGCCAGCCGCAGCTCATCTTCCACCcctccagcaccagcggaggcggcagcactgctgccgctgaggtgAAGCAGTTAAAGGAACTGCAGCTGGCAAGCGGGAGGACCGCATCCTTGCCCACCTCTactgcgccgcagcggcagtcgcCATCATCGATCGTCTCGCCAACGCAGAGCAAACTTTACCAAGGTTCAGGAGGGCGGCGTGGTaacgtggcggcggtggaacAGGTGGCGAGTGAGCTAGACGATGCATTTGCTGGTCAAGACACCAGCGAGGCAGCCCGTCACGATGGCCCGCTCGGAGAGTCGATGGTGCCCGTGGTGGAGCAGCCCCTGGCGCGTGACAGTGTGGTAGGTGGCGCGACCGGTTCAcaaccgccgccaccgtcgtcatCCCCGCCCTCTGCGTCGCCGCTTCAGGGCAGTCTTTACGGCCCAGGCGCAGTGGAGGGCATGTTGCAtcctcacacacaccagATGTACATCCCCGGCAGAGCGGGCAACAGTGGCGGCTACGTCTCAGCCTAcccggcggcgccgctttcACCTACCACGCCCAGGGAAACGTACTACGCCATgcacgctggtgctgctgcagggggTGGCTCTggtggcaccggcagcaccggtggTTAC